In Pseudoduganella albidiflava, a single window of DNA contains:
- a CDS encoding DHA2 family efflux MFS transporter permease subunit encodes MSTQTIAGGLPGAPAYGQAGEAVSARTWIAVAAGMLGAFMAVLDIQITNSSLKDILGSLSATQEEGSWISTAYLVAEIIVIPLTALLTRVFSLRGYMLGTTGLFLVFSTLCGFAWNLESMIAFRMAQGFTGGALIPMAMTLVMTKLPPSKRAAGMALFGLTATLAPAMGPTLGGYLSELYGWPSIFYINWVPGVLLMAGIAYGLDKEKWHLDQLWNADWLGMGFMAMGLGCLTIFLEEGNSKDWFDSAFIIAFAAMALVGLLGWVITSAMREQPFVNLGLYGQRNFLVATMLSAVMGMGLYGSSFLLPLFLGQIAGYSPMQIGEVIMWVGLPQLFIMPFVAKLSSKIDNRILCSFGLLLFGGSCLMNAYMDASTGYDQLMLSQIVRALGQPFVMLTLSNFAMNGIAPKDMPSASSLFNMTRNLGGSIGIALLATALSTREHFHSARLGEAITSYSLATQQRLDQMTQAFIGQGFDPANAAGKALKAIDGIVRREAYVMAYNDGFFIVGGILLSCIAILWLSDPVKSPSGGGAGGH; translated from the coding sequence ATGAGTACGCAGACCATTGCCGGCGGCCTGCCCGGCGCCCCGGCCTACGGCCAGGCCGGCGAAGCGGTGTCCGCCCGTACCTGGATCGCGGTCGCCGCCGGCATGCTGGGCGCCTTCATGGCGGTGCTGGATATCCAGATCACCAACTCGTCGCTGAAGGATATCCTCGGCTCGCTGTCGGCCACCCAGGAAGAAGGCTCGTGGATCTCCACCGCCTATCTGGTGGCCGAGATCATCGTCATCCCGCTGACGGCGCTGCTGACGCGGGTCTTCTCGCTGCGCGGCTACATGCTGGGTACCACCGGGCTGTTCCTGGTGTTTTCCACGCTGTGCGGCTTTGCCTGGAACCTGGAAAGCATGATCGCCTTCCGCATGGCGCAGGGCTTCACGGGCGGCGCGCTGATCCCGATGGCGATGACGCTGGTGATGACCAAGCTGCCGCCGTCGAAGCGCGCGGCCGGCATGGCCCTGTTCGGCCTGACGGCGACGCTGGCGCCGGCCATGGGCCCCACGCTGGGCGGCTACCTGTCCGAGCTGTATGGCTGGCCGTCGATCTTCTACATCAACTGGGTACCGGGCGTGCTGCTGATGGCGGGCATCGCGTATGGCCTGGACAAGGAAAAATGGCACCTCGACCAGTTGTGGAACGCCGACTGGCTGGGCATGGGCTTCATGGCCATGGGCCTGGGCTGCCTGACCATCTTCCTGGAAGAAGGCAACAGCAAGGACTGGTTCGATTCCGCTTTCATCATCGCCTTCGCCGCGATGGCGCTGGTCGGGCTGCTGGGCTGGGTCATCACCAGCGCGATGCGCGAACAGCCGTTCGTCAACCTGGGCCTGTATGGGCAGCGCAACTTCCTGGTCGCCACCATGCTGTCGGCGGTGATGGGCATGGGCCTGTACGGCTCGTCGTTCCTGCTGCCGCTGTTCCTGGGCCAGATCGCCGGCTATTCGCCGATGCAGATCGGCGAAGTGATCATGTGGGTCGGCCTGCCGCAGCTGTTCATCATGCCCTTCGTGGCCAAGCTGTCGTCGAAGATCGACAACCGGATCCTGTGTTCGTTCGGCCTGCTGCTGTTCGGCGGCTCTTGCCTGATGAACGCCTACATGGATGCCAGCACCGGCTACGACCAGCTGATGCTGTCGCAGATCGTGCGCGCGCTGGGCCAGCCGTTCGTGATGCTGACCCTGTCGAACTTCGCCATGAACGGCATCGCGCCCAAGGACATGCCGTCGGCATCGAGCCTGTTCAACATGACGCGCAACCTGGGCGGCTCGATCGGCATCGCCCTGCTGGCCACCGCGCTGTCGACGCGCGAACACTTCCACTCGGCACGCCTGGGCGAGGCGATCACCAGCTATTCGCTGGCCACGCAGCAGCGGCTCGACCAGATGACGCAGGCCTTCATCGGCCAGGGCTTCGATCCCGCCAACGCGGCCGGCAAGGCGCTGAAGGCGATCGACGGCATCGTGCGGCGCGAGGCCTATGTTATGGCCTACAACGACGGCTTCTTCATCGTCGGCGGCATCCTGCTGTCCTGCATCGCCATCCTGTGGCTGTCGGACCCGGTCAAGTCGCCCTCCGGCGGTGGCGCCGGCGGACATTGA
- a CDS encoding efflux transporter outer membrane subunit, giving the protein MFIKQSISVAVASAVLFLSGCATVGSDFKAPANVADAAFRHAPQATGATAHLPQVVDAAASLPQVVDAAASLPRQWWSVFGDATLDRLEQQALADSPTVKAAAQRLLQAEAQLGVTRASERPQLNVSAGVSNTRTSENTAQGIALGRRAVAGNNYAIGSSFSYELDLLGRVRRAVEAADAQALAAQADRDGVMVLLTSQVATTYWQLRGLDAEIGILRGALETRRETEALVNARFDAGLSNELDTSRAKIERANAEADLEEAQRQRNTLEHGLAVLLGASPSSTVLAATPGATLPQPPAIPVGLPASLLAQRPDLAQSVATLKAANADIGVAEGALYPALSLTGNFGFASESLSEIAKGGSRQFSFGPLALSLPVLDGGRNKANLAAAQARYDEAVANHQGTLLTALREVEDALSDVQQRDRQGKAQAVSREAAARAYEVARARYERGLSTYLDVTDAQRSALAADRAAAQIDTQRLLAAVSVARALGAGWQPEGGLARLAQAGK; this is encoded by the coding sequence ATGTTCATCAAGCAAAGCATCTCCGTGGCGGTCGCATCCGCCGTCCTGTTCCTGTCCGGCTGCGCCACCGTCGGCAGCGACTTCAAGGCGCCGGCCAACGTGGCCGATGCCGCCTTCCGCCATGCGCCGCAGGCCACCGGCGCCACCGCACACTTGCCGCAAGTGGTGGATGCCGCGGCAAGCCTGCCGCAAGTGGTGGATGCCGCGGCAAGCCTGCCGCGGCAGTGGTGGAGCGTGTTCGGCGACGCCACGCTGGACCGGCTGGAACAGCAGGCACTGGCCGACAGCCCGACCGTGAAGGCCGCCGCGCAGCGGCTGCTGCAGGCCGAGGCGCAACTGGGCGTCACGCGGGCCAGCGAACGCCCGCAGCTGAACGTGAGCGCCGGCGTGTCGAATACGCGCACCTCGGAAAATACCGCGCAGGGGATCGCGCTGGGCCGCCGTGCCGTGGCCGGCAACAACTATGCGATCGGTTCGTCGTTCTCGTATGAGCTCGACCTGCTCGGCCGCGTGCGCCGCGCCGTGGAAGCGGCCGATGCGCAGGCCCTGGCCGCACAGGCCGACCGCGATGGCGTGATGGTGCTGCTGACGTCGCAGGTCGCCACGACGTACTGGCAACTGCGCGGCCTGGACGCGGAAATCGGCATCCTGCGCGGCGCGCTCGAGACGCGCCGCGAAACCGAGGCACTGGTCAATGCGCGCTTCGATGCCGGGCTGTCCAACGAACTCGATACGTCGCGCGCGAAGATCGAGCGCGCCAATGCCGAAGCCGACCTGGAAGAAGCGCAGCGCCAGCGCAACACGCTGGAACACGGCCTGGCCGTGCTGCTGGGCGCCTCGCCGTCGTCGACCGTGCTGGCCGCGACGCCGGGAGCCACCCTGCCGCAGCCGCCGGCGATTCCTGTCGGCCTGCCGGCCAGCCTGCTGGCGCAGCGGCCCGACCTGGCGCAAAGCGTGGCCACGCTGAAGGCGGCCAACGCCGATATCGGCGTCGCCGAGGGCGCGCTGTACCCGGCACTGAGCCTGACGGGCAATTTCGGCTTCGCTTCCGAGAGCCTGTCCGAGATCGCCAAGGGCGGTTCGCGCCAGTTCAGCTTCGGCCCGCTGGCCCTGTCGCTGCCGGTGCTGGACGGCGGCCGCAACAAGGCCAACCTGGCCGCGGCGCAGGCGCGCTACGACGAAGCGGTGGCCAACCACCAGGGCACGCTGCTCACCGCGCTGCGCGAAGTGGAGGATGCGCTGTCCGACGTGCAGCAGCGCGATCGCCAGGGCAAGGCGCAGGCGGTGTCGCGCGAAGCGGCGGCGCGCGCCTACGAGGTGGCGCGCGCCCGCTACGAGCGCGGCCTGTCGACCTACCTGGACGTGACGGACGCGCAGCGCAGCGCGCTGGCCGCCGACCGTGCCGCGGCGCAGATCGATACGCAGCGGCTGCTGGCCGCCGTGTCGGTAGCGCGCGCGCTGGGCGCGGGCTGGCAGCCGGAAGGCGGGCTTGCCCGGCTGGCCCAGGCAGGCAAGTAA
- a CDS encoding LysR family transcriptional regulator, translated as MARRFDHLADVEALLSVVEHGSLTNAAVVLATTPSVLSRAIARLEARLGTQLLRRTTRSQSLTDAGRLYVDETRRAFGLVEQAERTIACCAGQEESLVGRVRLSVPTSYGHHRLPPLLAAFARRHPQVQVELNITNRNVDLAAEGYDMAIRSGPLPDSSMVARPLEAGAMILVAAPDYVRTAGPLATFDDLQRQRCIGFVRPSTGRVIPWLLRVDGRDVDWVPPPGITVSDDVVGVVTLAAQGLGIAICADFMAAADIAAGRLVQVLPALCGRMRAFSLVYAPHRGLSLAARALIDVLVEHASERPGPAAQRPPASPA; from the coding sequence ATGGCCCGCCGTTTCGATCATCTGGCCGACGTGGAAGCCCTGCTCAGCGTTGTCGAGCATGGTTCGCTGACGAATGCCGCCGTGGTGCTGGCCACCACGCCCTCGGTGCTGAGCCGCGCCATCGCCCGCCTGGAAGCGCGGCTGGGCACGCAGCTGCTGCGCCGTACCACGCGCAGCCAGAGCCTCACGGATGCGGGCCGGCTGTACGTGGACGAGACGCGCCGCGCCTTCGGCCTGGTCGAACAGGCCGAGCGGACCATCGCCTGCTGCGCCGGGCAGGAAGAAAGCCTGGTGGGCCGGGTGCGCCTCAGCGTTCCCACCAGCTATGGCCACCACCGGCTGCCGCCGCTGCTGGCCGCTTTCGCGCGCCGGCACCCGCAGGTGCAGGTCGAACTGAACATCACGAACCGCAACGTGGACCTGGCCGCCGAAGGCTACGACATGGCGATCCGTTCCGGCCCGCTGCCCGACAGCAGCATGGTCGCCCGCCCGCTGGAAGCGGGAGCGATGATCCTGGTGGCCGCGCCGGACTACGTGCGCACGGCCGGCCCCCTGGCCACCTTCGACGACCTGCAGCGCCAGCGCTGCATCGGCTTCGTGCGGCCCAGCACCGGCCGCGTGATTCCCTGGCTGCTGCGCGTCGACGGCAGGGACGTGGACTGGGTGCCGCCGCCCGGCATCACGGTGTCGGACGACGTGGTGGGCGTCGTCACGCTGGCCGCGCAGGGCCTCGGCATCGCGATCTGCGCCGACTTCATGGCCGCCGCCGATATCGCGGCGGGCCGGCTGGTGCAGGTGCTGCCGGCGCTGTGCGGCCGCATGCGCGCCTTCTCGCTGGTGTATGCGCCGCACCGCGGCCTGTCGCTGGCCGCGCGGGCCCTGATCGATGTGCTGGTGGAACACGCTTCGGAACGCCCCGGGCCGGCGGCCCAGCGGCCACCGGCCTCGCCAGCGTAA